In the genome of Nitrospira japonica, one region contains:
- a CDS encoding 2-isopropylmalate synthase: MTRMIRIFDTTLRDGEQSPGASMNVEEKIMVAKQLARLGVDIIEAGFAYSSPGDFEAVHRIAQEVEGPTICSLARARPEDIERAWEALKGAPKVRIHTFLSASDIHLKHQFRMTREEAKKRAVAMVQLARSYVEDVEFSPMDASRSDPSYLYEVIEAVIAAGAGTINIPDTVGYAVPQEFGRLIRGIREAVPNSSRAVISVHCHNDLGLAVANSLAAIVEGAGQVECTVNGIGERAGNTSLEEVVMGLRTRRDWYQADTQIRTEEISKTSRLVSKTTSMVVQPNKAIVGANAFAHTSGIHQDGLLKDKTTYEIMRPESVGLVESKMVMGKLSGRHAFRQRIEELGYKLTDEEVNHAFERFKKLADQKKEIYEEDLEVIVSEELAKMADRITLKSFRVESGTNQVPTATVELEIDGKAIIRTGTGDGPVDAVYRTIAAITSTKSTLLMYVVKAITGGTDAQGEVSVRVQEDGRTVSGHGADTDIITASARAYLSALNKLACLTAKQVQGEEKVNLI, translated from the coding sequence ATGACTCGTATGATCAGAATTTTTGACACGACCTTACGCGACGGAGAGCAATCTCCCGGTGCAAGCATGAACGTGGAAGAAAAGATCATGGTGGCAAAGCAGTTGGCCCGTCTTGGCGTCGACATCATTGAGGCGGGGTTTGCCTACAGCTCTCCGGGGGATTTCGAAGCCGTGCATCGGATCGCCCAGGAGGTGGAAGGTCCGACGATCTGCAGTCTTGCCCGTGCGCGTCCCGAAGACATTGAGCGAGCCTGGGAAGCGCTCAAGGGTGCGCCGAAGGTGCGCATTCACACGTTTCTCTCGGCTTCGGACATCCATTTGAAGCATCAATTCAGAATGACGCGGGAAGAAGCGAAGAAACGGGCGGTGGCGATGGTCCAACTGGCAAGGAGCTACGTGGAGGACGTCGAATTCTCCCCGATGGACGCCAGCCGTTCTGATCCTTCTTACCTGTACGAGGTTATTGAAGCCGTCATTGCCGCGGGGGCGGGCACGATCAACATTCCCGACACCGTAGGATATGCTGTGCCGCAAGAGTTCGGCAGGCTCATCCGGGGAATCCGCGAAGCTGTGCCCAACAGCAGCCGGGCCGTGATCTCGGTCCATTGCCATAATGACCTCGGATTGGCGGTAGCCAACAGTTTGGCGGCCATCGTGGAAGGGGCCGGTCAGGTGGAGTGTACGGTCAATGGCATCGGTGAGCGTGCCGGCAATACCTCATTGGAAGAAGTTGTGATGGGATTGCGGACGAGGAGGGATTGGTATCAGGCGGATACGCAAATCCGAACGGAGGAAATCTCGAAGACCAGTCGTTTGGTGAGCAAAACCACCAGCATGGTCGTGCAACCCAACAAGGCCATTGTCGGCGCAAACGCCTTCGCGCACACGTCCGGCATTCATCAGGACGGCCTGCTGAAAGACAAGACCACATATGAAATCATGAGGCCGGAATCGGTCGGCTTGGTCGAAAGCAAGATGGTCATGGGGAAACTATCGGGACGTCACGCGTTTCGTCAACGAATCGAGGAATTAGGGTATAAGTTGACGGATGAGGAGGTCAACCATGCCTTCGAGCGGTTCAAGAAGCTGGCGGACCAGAAAAAGGAGATTTACGAAGAAGACCTCGAGGTCATCGTCTCCGAAGAACTGGCCAAGATGGCCGATCGAATCACGCTGAAATCGTTTCGCGTCGAAAGTGGCACCAATCAGGTGCCGACCGCGACGGTTGAGCTGGAAATCGATGGGAAGGCGATCATCCGGACCGGTACGGGTGACGGGCCGGTCGATGCGGTCTATCGGACTATTGCCGCCATTACATCGACGAAGAGCACGCTATTGATGTACGTAGTGAAAGCCATTACGGGCGGGACCGATGCTCAAGGCGAAGTATCCGTGCGCGTTCAGGAGGACGGCCGGACCGTATCGGGACATGGAGCCGATACCGACATTATTACCGCCTCAGCCCGTGCATACCTGAGTGCCTTGAATAAACTGGCCTGTCTGACGGCCAAACAGGTGCAGGGTGAGGAGAAAGTGAACTTGATTTGA
- a CDS encoding cupin domain-containing protein: MLKVTLSERPEFLAGDHTRLREIFHPAKHHLQLGYSLAHGTLDPGQRSKRHVLKSSEVYYFIAGRGRFLLNNREIPIEAGTTLYVPPGGEQSLENTGSQVIEFLCLVDPAWKMEDEQVLE, from the coding sequence GTGCTGAAGGTCACGCTTTCGGAGCGTCCGGAATTTTTGGCCGGAGACCATACCCGACTTCGTGAAATCTTTCACCCGGCCAAACACCATCTGCAATTGGGGTACAGCCTCGCGCACGGGACACTGGACCCGGGTCAGCGTTCCAAGCGGCACGTCCTGAAGTCGTCCGAGGTGTACTACTTTATCGCCGGAAGAGGGCGGTTTCTCCTCAATAATCGAGAGATTCCGATCGAGGCAGGCACGACGCTGTATGTCCCGCCTGGCGGCGAGCAGTCGCTGGAGAACACGGGCAGTCAAGTGATCGAATTTCTGTGCCTGGTGGATCCGGCTTGGAAAATGGAAGACGAGCAGGTGTTGGAGTAA
- the leuB gene encoding 3-isopropylmalate dehydrogenase, which yields MKAKIAVLAGDGVGREIVPEAVKVLKVVAEKFGHTFDFAYGDVGGQAIDKVGVPLPQDTLALAKQSDAVLLGAVGGPKWEGLEYSLRPERALLGLREQLGLFANLRPAKLYEVLADASTLKKEVIEGIDILVIRELTGGIYFGKPKGIEALPNGGERGVNTEVYTTEEIRRIAKVAFEAARRRRKKVTSVDKANVLESSELWRRVVIAVQKDFPDVELNHIYVDNAAMQLVRNPRQFDVMLCNNIFGDILSDEAAMLTGSIGMLPSASIGAQVGLFEPIHGSAPDIAGKNIANPIATIASAAMLLSYAFKLDREAHAIEEAIVKTLDLGYRTKDIHSAGSRLVGTTDMGEAVVRNLK from the coding sequence GTGAAAGCCAAGATTGCAGTGCTCGCCGGTGACGGTGTCGGCCGGGAAATTGTTCCCGAAGCGGTCAAAGTGCTGAAGGTGGTGGCGGAGAAATTCGGCCACACGTTCGACTTCGCCTATGGCGACGTCGGTGGGCAGGCCATCGACAAGGTCGGAGTGCCGCTACCGCAAGACACGTTGGCTTTGGCCAAACAAAGTGACGCGGTGCTGTTGGGCGCCGTCGGCGGTCCTAAGTGGGAGGGGCTCGAGTACAGCTTGCGACCCGAACGCGCGCTGCTGGGGCTTCGTGAACAGCTCGGGCTGTTTGCCAATCTTCGGCCCGCCAAACTGTATGAAGTCCTGGCCGATGCGTCCACCCTCAAGAAGGAAGTGATCGAGGGCATCGACATCTTGGTGATCCGTGAATTGACCGGCGGGATTTACTTCGGCAAACCGAAAGGGATCGAGGCGCTGCCCAACGGCGGCGAACGCGGGGTGAACACGGAGGTCTATACAACGGAGGAGATCCGTCGTATCGCGAAGGTGGCATTCGAGGCGGCACGCAGGCGGCGCAAGAAGGTGACCTCCGTGGACAAAGCCAACGTTCTGGAATCATCGGAACTGTGGAGACGGGTGGTGATCGCGGTGCAGAAGGATTTTCCCGACGTGGAGCTCAATCACATCTATGTCGACAATGCCGCGATGCAGCTGGTCAGAAATCCTAGGCAATTCGACGTCATGCTCTGCAACAACATATTCGGCGACATTCTCAGCGACGAAGCCGCCATGCTGACAGGATCCATCGGCATGCTGCCGTCGGCAAGCATCGGAGCACAGGTCGGCCTATTCGAACCCATTCACGGCAGCGCCCCCGACATTGCCGGAAAAAACATCGCCAATCCGATCGCGACCATCGCCTCGGCCGCCATGTTGCTGTCGTACGCATTCAAGTTGGACCGAGAGGCGCACGCAATTGAGGAAGCCATCGTGAAGACCCTGGATCTGGGGTATCGCACGAAGGACATCCATAGCGCCGGTAGTCGGCTGGTTGGAACAACCGACATGGGTGAAGCCGTCGTCCGGAACCTCAAGTAA
- a CDS encoding NHL domain-containing protein: MMPRELTRKAGAINTVAGTGDGAMSGDGGSAVSACLNEPKSVAFDTRGNLIIVDSENHVIRKVDRLSGVIVTVAGYTEPFQRREDPVQPEGGSIPMEEDPLAEQTSGAQAFAHQTDLSGTVRYVINGGGPSMRFGGDGGPAIKALLNFPTAAAVDADGHLYIADTMNHRIRRVDAASGRITTIAGVGQPRFNGDGGPAEAAGLNEPSALAITASSILYVADQNNNRVRAIDLHTGLIRTVAGTGAATYNGDGIPAIEAALAGPSGLAVGADGTLFIADTFNGRIRSVDPDTGMIQTVVGDGGAYRYQGPAEPASSSLARPYGIALSADGQLFISDSDNHLIRRWNPATGRLDRLAGVGVSAYGGDGGLALDASLNYPFGIAMAADGGLFIADTFNHRIREIVL; the protein is encoded by the coding sequence ATGATGCCGAGAGAACTGACACGAAAGGCCGGCGCGATTAATACGGTTGCCGGAACGGGGGATGGAGCGATGTCGGGCGACGGCGGTTCCGCGGTGTCGGCTTGTCTGAACGAACCCAAGTCGGTGGCGTTCGACACCCGCGGCAATCTTATCATTGTTGATTCCGAGAACCATGTTATCCGCAAAGTCGACCGGTTGAGCGGAGTCATCGTGACGGTCGCGGGTTACACCGAGCCGTTCCAGCGCCGAGAGGACCCAGTTCAGCCCGAGGGCGGAAGTATCCCAATGGAGGAGGATCCGTTGGCGGAGCAGACCTCGGGTGCGCAAGCTTTTGCGCATCAAACCGATTTGAGCGGAACCGTGCGCTATGTCATCAACGGCGGCGGCCCCTCCATGCGATTCGGCGGAGACGGTGGGCCGGCCATCAAGGCCTTGTTAAATTTTCCCACGGCGGCCGCGGTGGATGCGGACGGGCATCTGTATATCGCGGATACCATGAATCATCGAATCCGGCGGGTCGACGCAGCATCCGGTCGAATCACCACGATCGCGGGTGTGGGGCAGCCTCGATTCAACGGGGATGGAGGACCGGCCGAGGCGGCGGGCTTGAATGAACCGAGCGCCCTGGCCATCACCGCTTCGTCGATACTCTACGTGGCGGATCAGAACAACAATCGAGTCAGAGCCATCGACCTGCATACCGGCCTGATCCGCACGGTCGCGGGAACCGGGGCCGCGACATACAATGGCGACGGGATCCCTGCCATCGAGGCCGCGCTGGCAGGTCCCAGCGGTCTCGCCGTTGGCGCGGACGGGACCCTGTTCATCGCCGATACGTTCAACGGGAGAATTCGTTCCGTCGATCCGGATACCGGCATGATTCAGACGGTCGTCGGAGACGGAGGGGCCTATCGCTACCAGGGACCGGCGGAACCTGCCTCCAGCAGCCTGGCTAGACCGTACGGGATCGCGCTCAGTGCCGATGGCCAGCTCTTCATTTCGGATTCGGACAACCATCTTATCCGGAGATGGAATCCCGCGACGGGCCGTCTGGATCGGTTGGCAGGGGTGGGCGTGTCGGCCTATGGCGGCGACGGGGGATTGGCCTTGGATGCGAGCCTGAATTATCCGTTTGGGATTGCCATGGCGGCGGACGGAGGGCTGTTCATCGCTGACACCTTTAATCATCGGATCCGTGAAATCGTCTTGTAA
- a CDS encoding aspartate-semialdehyde dehydrogenase, protein MKKKSKYVLGILGATGAVGKETLDILDERKFPLESLRLFASKRSAGEVLSCQGREWKVEELTPETSFAGIDFALISATDAISREYGARLSAAGILVIDDSGVFRMEDDVPLVVPEVNRQALRSMPRRIVSIPNCTTTPLVMALKPLQEAAGIKRVVVTTFQSVSGTGAAAMDELMNQTRNLMAFREAKAEVYPYQIAFNLLPHIGSFNEGGDCSEEIKIMRETRKILEAPALRLTATTVRVPVLRCHSEAINVELERPLKPHDARAALAEMPGVLVYDDPSKKLYPMPLDATGKDDVFVGRIREDESTANGLNLWVVSDNLRKGAALNAVQIAECLTEH, encoded by the coding sequence GTGAAGAAGAAATCGAAGTACGTCCTGGGCATTCTCGGCGCAACGGGGGCTGTGGGGAAGGAAACGCTGGACATTCTCGACGAGCGAAAATTTCCGCTGGAATCCTTGCGGCTGTTCGCGTCCAAACGATCCGCCGGGGAGGTCCTGTCTTGCCAGGGGCGGGAATGGAAAGTGGAGGAATTGACCCCGGAAACATCTTTCGCCGGAATCGATTTCGCCCTGATTTCCGCCACGGATGCCATCAGTCGAGAATATGGAGCCCGATTGAGCGCGGCCGGCATTCTGGTCATCGACGACAGCGGAGTCTTCCGCATGGAGGATGATGTCCCGCTGGTGGTTCCGGAAGTGAATCGGCAGGCGTTACGGTCAATGCCCCGACGAATCGTGTCGATTCCGAACTGTACGACGACTCCGTTGGTCATGGCGTTGAAGCCGCTGCAGGAGGCGGCCGGAATCAAGCGGGTTGTGGTCACGACGTTCCAGTCCGTTTCCGGGACCGGGGCGGCGGCAATGGATGAACTGATGAATCAGACCAGAAATCTCATGGCCTTTCGTGAGGCCAAGGCGGAGGTGTATCCGTATCAGATCGCCTTCAATCTGTTGCCGCATATCGGATCGTTCAACGAGGGTGGTGATTGCTCCGAGGAGATCAAGATCATGCGGGAGACGAGAAAAATTTTGGAAGCGCCCGCGCTCCGTCTCACTGCCACCACCGTGCGTGTGCCGGTCTTGCGGTGCCACTCAGAGGCCATCAATGTGGAACTGGAACGTCCTCTCAAGCCGCACGACGCGCGGGCCGCGTTGGCCGAGATGCCCGGGGTATTGGTATATGACGATCCGTCCAAGAAGCTTTACCCTATGCCACTGGATGCCACCGGGAAGGATGATGTGTTCGTCGGACGTATCAGGGAAGACGAGTCGACCGCCAATGGATTGAATCTCTGGGTGGTGTCCGACAATCTCCGAAAAGGGGCCGCTCTCAATGCCGTGCAGATTGCCGAGTGTTTGACGGAACACTGA
- a CDS encoding DUF2905 family protein, with protein MAEWASLGKVLLGIGAVIALVGLLLLLSDRVPGLGGLLSLFGRLPGDISFKRDNFSLYIPLGTSLVLSILLSLVFYFLSWMFRR; from the coding sequence ATGGCCGAATGGGCAAGCCTCGGGAAGGTCCTCCTCGGGATTGGGGCCGTCATTGCTTTGGTGGGGTTGCTGTTGTTGCTCTCAGACCGCGTCCCCGGCCTCGGTGGTCTTCTTAGCCTGTTCGGCCGCCTGCCAGGGGACATTTCCTTCAAGCGCGATAATTTCAGCCTCTATATTCCCCTCGGTACCAGTCTTGTGCTCAGTATCCTGTTGAGTTTGGTATTCTATTTCCTGTCATGGATGTTTCGACGGTGA
- a CDS encoding SpoIID/LytB domain-containing protein has protein sequence MAVVVGVLVTLGTAPLQAAQSLRVLLAADVVKLDVQSNSSVWVSDSSRHGKAVRPAVRIVPAGKGFMVNGVRMMHEQLTLQGEQGLTLTFVKADGTAGTNGRGAIKAATIQRVTVPVSGLVHVVRRGVGALVINQVDLEEYVKGVVPAEVNSSWHPEMLKAQAVAARTYALYQQMLSANRDYDVVASVQDQVYRGKQGVDGAVLKAVEETRGLVLTYQGAPIYAAFSSTAAGLTEDAVNVWSKDYPYLKGVECPFDLASPYYQWTASFRKELLEHNLRQQGFPIGMITALTPSSFSRGGRVATLRVAHTEGELILRGEELRKAVGYMVVPSTQFTVESVGSEIVLSGYGAGHAVGMCQWGAKELAELGYPFSTILSYYYPDTQLQDMALTKAPIPPSS, from the coding sequence ATGGCGGTTGTCGTGGGGGTGCTCGTGACCCTCGGGACGGCACCGCTGCAGGCTGCGCAATCCTTGCGGGTTCTCCTTGCCGCGGACGTGGTGAAACTCGATGTCCAGTCGAATAGCTCGGTTTGGGTATCCGATTCCAGCCGCCACGGAAAGGCGGTCCGGCCAGCCGTTCGAATCGTGCCGGCCGGAAAAGGGTTTATGGTCAATGGCGTTCGGATGATGCACGAGCAACTGACCCTGCAAGGGGAGCAGGGATTGACTCTCACCTTTGTCAAGGCTGATGGAACTGCGGGTACGAATGGCCGGGGAGCGATCAAGGCGGCAACGATCCAGCGTGTAACGGTCCCGGTCAGCGGCCTTGTCCATGTCGTTCGTCGAGGCGTGGGCGCATTGGTGATCAATCAGGTCGACTTGGAAGAATATGTCAAAGGCGTCGTTCCAGCGGAGGTGAACTCGTCCTGGCACCCGGAAATGTTGAAAGCCCAGGCGGTGGCCGCCAGGACCTATGCGCTTTACCAGCAGATGCTCAGCGCGAACCGGGACTACGATGTTGTGGCCAGCGTGCAGGACCAGGTGTATCGTGGCAAACAGGGTGTCGATGGGGCCGTATTGAAGGCTGTCGAAGAAACGCGAGGGCTCGTACTCACATACCAGGGGGCGCCGATCTACGCGGCCTTTTCCTCGACCGCCGCCGGTTTGACGGAAGACGCGGTCAATGTGTGGTCGAAGGACTATCCCTATCTCAAGGGGGTCGAATGCCCGTTTGACCTGGCATCTCCCTACTACCAATGGACGGCTTCGTTTCGGAAGGAATTGCTTGAGCACAACCTTCGCCAACAGGGATTTCCGATCGGGATGATCACCGCGCTGACTCCTTCGTCGTTTAGTCGAGGTGGGCGGGTGGCCACATTGCGCGTTGCCCATACGGAAGGAGAGCTCATATTACGTGGCGAAGAGCTGCGGAAAGCGGTCGGGTACATGGTGGTGCCGAGCACGCAGTTTACCGTCGAATCCGTGGGATCTGAGATTGTGCTGTCTGGTTACGGAGCGGGTCACGCCGTCGGCATGTGTCAGTGGGGTGCCAAAGAGTTGGCCGAATTGGGCTATCCTTTCTCTACCATCCTGAGCTATTACTACCCCGATACGCAATTGCAGGATATGGCGCTGACGAAGGCGCCGATCCCTCCCTCTTCCTGA
- the queA gene encoding tRNA preQ1(34) S-adenosylmethionine ribosyltransferase-isomerase QueA has product MQVAEFDFPFDPRLVASEPVLPRDQAKLLVLPASHRSSHSMMHHRVADLPHLLAPGDLIVVNDTKVMPVRLTGRKQPTGNAVDILFVREVAEGLWEVLIKGRLRPGQRIDLGVDGVLEVQSRDRVRTVVRLDCAMSPREFFARWGMMPLPPYIDRAPGDMDREWYQTVFAQEEGAIAAPTAGLHFTPELLTRLNQAGIGVARVTLHVGIGTFKPITTDHVEDHRMGSEWFEVGAETVQAIAHTKEKGGRIVAVGTTVVRALETAAARQGALGPQRGETSLFITPGFSFQVVDALMTNFHLPKTTLLMLVSAFAGTSLLRQAYEEAVRERYRFYSYGDAMLILKS; this is encoded by the coding sequence ATGCAGGTCGCAGAGTTCGATTTTCCCTTTGATCCAAGGCTCGTCGCGTCGGAACCCGTCCTTCCGCGGGATCAGGCCAAGCTATTGGTCTTGCCGGCGAGCCACCGCTCGTCCCATTCGATGATGCATCATCGAGTCGCGGATCTCCCGCACCTCCTGGCTCCGGGTGATTTGATCGTCGTCAATGACACCAAAGTGATGCCGGTTCGTCTCACCGGCCGAAAGCAACCAACCGGAAACGCCGTCGACATCTTGTTCGTCCGTGAAGTGGCAGAAGGATTATGGGAAGTGTTGATCAAAGGCCGGCTCCGGCCTGGTCAGAGAATCGATCTCGGGGTCGACGGCGTTCTCGAAGTTCAATCTCGCGACCGGGTTCGGACGGTGGTCCGTCTCGATTGCGCCATGTCACCGCGAGAGTTCTTTGCTCGGTGGGGCATGATGCCGCTCCCTCCGTACATCGACCGGGCACCCGGCGACATGGACCGTGAATGGTATCAAACGGTGTTCGCTCAAGAGGAAGGAGCGATTGCGGCGCCGACGGCCGGTCTTCACTTTACACCGGAACTATTGACTCGACTCAACCAAGCGGGAATAGGAGTGGCGAGGGTGACTCTGCACGTGGGCATCGGGACATTTAAACCTATCACGACGGATCATGTCGAAGACCATCGGATGGGTTCCGAATGGTTCGAGGTAGGAGCGGAGACCGTTCAGGCCATCGCGCATACCAAGGAGAAAGGCGGGAGGATCGTGGCGGTCGGTACGACCGTCGTGCGCGCACTGGAAACGGCGGCCGCTCGTCAAGGCGCGTTGGGGCCGCAACGTGGAGAAACAAGCCTTTTCATCACTCCCGGATTTTCCTTCCAAGTCGTCGATGCGTTGATGACCAACTTTCATCTTCCCAAGACGACGCTGCTCATGTTGGTGTCGGCCTTTGCCGGGACGTCATTGCTGCGTCAAGCGTACGAGGAGGCTGTACGGGAACGATACCGGTTCTACAGTTACGGCGACGCCATGCTGATACTGAAATCGTGA
- a CDS encoding SurA N-terminal domain-containing protein: MIKLMREASHSYPWLLKSIMGILAIAFVITMGWWGFGEQRGSVVAAVGDLTVSHDEFRRAYENSYRFYKDKLPGEFKDETIKQVVVEQLIDNRVWLVAAKNMGLTVSNEDLRDAIMQIPEFQKNGAFDPDLYQRLLAANHLTPSLFESIEAKELLGNRARMMISEAVTLTPAELAEAQALVIRQPESDPSKAAAAKDRAMQDVLFQKQQRALMAYTQSLKAIIPITIHRELL; encoded by the coding sequence ATGATCAAATTGATGAGAGAGGCTTCCCACAGCTATCCCTGGTTGCTCAAGTCCATCATGGGAATTCTGGCCATCGCCTTCGTCATCACGATGGGATGGTGGGGATTCGGGGAGCAGCGCGGCTCGGTCGTGGCGGCCGTCGGAGACCTCACCGTCTCGCATGACGAGTTCAGGCGTGCCTATGAGAACTCGTATCGATTTTACAAAGACAAGCTGCCCGGGGAGTTCAAGGATGAAACCATCAAACAGGTCGTAGTCGAACAATTGATCGACAACCGCGTGTGGCTCGTGGCAGCCAAGAATATGGGATTGACCGTGAGCAATGAGGATCTCCGTGATGCGATCATGCAAATCCCGGAGTTTCAGAAGAACGGGGCCTTCGATCCCGACCTCTATCAACGCCTTCTAGCGGCCAACCACTTGACGCCTTCGCTGTTCGAGTCCATCGAGGCCAAGGAACTGCTTGGCAATCGGGCAAGGATGATGATCAGTGAAGCGGTCACCCTGACACCGGCCGAATTGGCCGAAGCCCAAGCACTCGTGATCAGACAACCCGAGTCCGATCCCTCCAAAGCAGCCGCGGCGAAGGATCGCGCGATGCAGGACGTCTTGTTTCAAAAGCAGCAGCGTGCGCTCATGGCCTACACGCAATCCTTGAAGGCCATCATTCCCATCACGATTCATCGCGAATTGCTGTAA
- a CDS encoding RDD family protein, translating to MAAESGEVHLFGFSTGMYPKAQVLNRFIAKLIDLFIVAGAASLIDPVGFLGGLAYVLVGDGFAGGRSIGKRLIGLQTILPDTRVTAGFRESIIRNVPFAVAQMAFIVPYVGWILSAVIIAFEAVLIIGNEQGRRIGDELAGTQVLDVGRFALPD from the coding sequence TTGGCTGCCGAATCTGGCGAGGTTCATCTCTTCGGTTTCAGTACCGGGATGTATCCGAAAGCTCAGGTCCTCAATCGATTCATTGCCAAGTTGATCGACCTATTCATCGTGGCGGGCGCGGCAAGCCTGATCGATCCCGTCGGGTTTCTCGGAGGACTGGCCTATGTCCTGGTGGGAGACGGGTTCGCGGGCGGTCGCAGCATCGGAAAGCGGCTCATCGGTCTCCAGACGATCCTCCCCGATACACGTGTGACGGCAGGATTCAGGGAATCGATCATTCGCAATGTCCCGTTTGCAGTCGCGCAAATGGCGTTCATCGTTCCGTACGTCGGTTGGATCCTGTCGGCCGTGATCATCGCGTTTGAAGCCGTCCTCATTATCGGGAATGAACAGGGCCGACGCATCGGCGACGAATTGGCTGGTACTCAAGTATTGGACGTCGGACGGTTCGCGTTGCCGGATTGA
- a CDS encoding rod shape-determining protein — MGLASDIFGWFSNDLAIDLGTATTLVYVHGKGIVLNEPSVVAVEKKTEKVLAVGADAKKMLGRTPGNIVAVRPMKEGVIADFEMAEQMLKRFIQKAHNRSAFVRPRIIIGVPSRITQVEQRAVRDSAELAGAREVYLIEEPVAAAIGAGLPITEPSGNMVVDIGGGTTDIAVISLGGIVYSESVKVAGDRMDDAIMNYIKKKYNLLIGEHMAERIKFEIGSAYPFEERKTMMIKGRDLISGIPRTLVVDDAEIREALQEPIGTIVNAIKVALENTPPELAGDIIDRGIVLTGGGSLLKGMDTRFREETNLPIITVDDPLTSVVLGVGKILDELDLLAKVAVMSQANTFR, encoded by the coding sequence GTGGGCCTAGCGAGCGACATATTCGGATGGTTCTCGAACGATCTGGCGATCGATCTCGGGACGGCGACGACCCTTGTTTACGTGCACGGCAAAGGGATCGTGTTGAACGAGCCGTCGGTCGTGGCCGTCGAGAAGAAAACGGAAAAAGTGCTGGCGGTCGGTGCAGACGCCAAGAAGATGCTCGGCCGCACCCCCGGCAATATCGTGGCGGTGCGCCCGATGAAGGAAGGCGTCATCGCCGATTTTGAGATGGCGGAGCAGATGCTGAAACGGTTCATTCAAAAGGCGCATAACCGCAGCGCCTTCGTTCGTCCGCGTATCATCATCGGTGTGCCGTCCAGAATCACCCAAGTGGAGCAACGCGCGGTACGGGACTCCGCGGAATTGGCGGGCGCGCGGGAAGTCTATCTGATCGAAGAGCCGGTCGCGGCCGCGATCGGCGCCGGGCTTCCGATCACCGAGCCGTCGGGGAACATGGTCGTCGACATCGGCGGCGGGACGACGGACATCGCGGTGATTTCCTTGGGGGGAATCGTCTACAGTGAATCGGTCAAGGTCGCCGGTGATCGCATGGATGACGCGATCATGAACTACATCAAGAAGAAATATAATCTCCTGATCGGTGAACACATGGCGGAACGCATCAAGTTCGAGATCGGATCCGCCTATCCGTTTGAAGAACGAAAAACCATGATGATCAAGGGGCGTGACCTGATCTCCGGCATTCCGCGCACGCTGGTGGTGGACGATGCCGAAATCAGGGAAGCTCTGCAGGAACCAATTGGAACGATCGTCAATGCGATCAAGGTCGCTTTGGAAAACACGCCGCCCGAACTGGCTGGAGACATCATTGACCGCGGTATCGTGCTGACCGGCGGCGGCTCGTTGTTGAAGGGCATGGATACGCGGTTCCGCGAAGAGACGAATCTGCCGATCATTACGGTGGACGATCCCCTGACTTCCGTCGTGCTGGG